One Rattus norvegicus strain BN/NHsdMcwi chromosome 20, GRCr8, whole genome shotgun sequence DNA segment encodes these proteins:
- the Duxl1 gene encoding double homeobox protein A-like, with amino-acid sequence GSNVDSSCVLRESRRRKTVWQAWQKKALLSAFSKNKYPSFWDRQELARQIQLPASRIRVWFQNQRSRTGEVRHGPKRSSRGSIPLASQELEEGFGSRSQGSSMPSDSKRPRTRLNLQQRRILVQAFERNPLPGFATREQLGQRTGLNEDTIHIWFQNRRARQARAPDQDVPASQVQDVATGGLSGKDEAAPDNLLLMAAAGGVGMENSSSSDQPHFHEESQHPQVALPEGRGQSQTATQAYEPGTLELLLDELLEEDQVEGDRPFPVDLDGNPG; translated from the coding sequence ggaagcaatgtggatagcagctgtgtgctgcgggaatcccggcgcaggaagacagtttggcaggcctggcaaaagaaggccctgctatcagctttcagcaagaacaaatacccgagcttctgggacaggcaggaactggccaggcaaatacagctccctgcgtcccgcatccgagtgtggtttcagaaccaaagaagtcgcactggagaggtgaggcacggcccaaagcggtccagcagaggctccattccgctagcctcccaagagctcgaggaagggtttggctccaggtcacaaggtagcagcatgccctcggacagcaaaaggcctcgcactcgactcaacttgcaacagcgcaggatcctagtgcaagcctttgagaggaacccgttgccaggctttgctaccagggagcagctgggccaaaggacaggtttgaatgaggacacgatccacatatggtttcagaacagaagagcgcggcaagcccgcgctccagatcaagatgtgcctgcttcacaagtgcaggatgtggcaactggaggtctcagtggcaaggatgaggcagcaccggacaacctgttattgatggctgctgcaggaggtgtgggcatggagaactcgagctccagcgaccagccccacttccacgaagagtcccagcatccccaagtggcactgcccgaaggacgaggccaatcacagacagccactcaagcatacgagccaggaactctggaactcctccttgatgaactgctggaagaagaccaagtggagggtgacaggccattccctgtggatctggatggaaatcctggt